In Desulforhopalus sp., a single genomic region encodes these proteins:
- a CDS encoding type IIA DNA topoisomerase subunit B, whose product MNDISHSYDESKIKTLSSLDHIRKRPGMYIGRLGDGSNHDDGIYILLKEVVDNAVDEFIMGVGKRINISISPTGYVTVRDFGRGIPLGKVVDCVSTINTGAKYNTDVFQFSVGLNGVGTKAVNALSDVFIVTSYREGKFVSATFNDGKLISKNEGDTEEKNGTFIEFLPSAKMFPGFTFDPAFVEKRLWRYAYLNAGLKIYYDKKVFYSANGLLDLLDKELGGAQLYRPIYYRDATLEFSFSHTDTFSDCYYTFVNGTYTSEGGTHLSAFREGILKGINEFSGKKFINTDVRDGIVGTLAIKIKDPVFESQTKNKLGNTEIRSWIAGKVREAVSSALYKDTEAAQKLIEKIHRNEDVRKELQSVRSEARANAKKVALKIDQLKDCKYHPSKEKPSQEGRESMIFLTEGQSAAGSIVSSRDPMTQAVFSLKGKPLNVYGQKMAMLYKNEEMYALMRALNIEESISDLRYDKVILATDADVDGLHIRNLLLTFFLHYFEPLVKLGYVYILETPIFRVRNKQETIYCYSEQEKQAATAKLQGPGSKGAGVETTRFKGLGEISPKEFKQFIGPDIRLKSVTLDSLSEVTKVLTFYMGKNTPMRRKYIMDHLILTN is encoded by the coding sequence ATGAATGATATTTCACATAGTTACGATGAAAGCAAGATAAAGACCCTGAGCTCCCTCGACCACATCCGTAAGCGTCCTGGAATGTATATCGGTCGGCTCGGAGATGGTTCTAACCATGATGATGGTATTTATATACTCCTCAAAGAGGTTGTCGATAATGCCGTGGATGAATTTATCATGGGGGTGGGAAAGCGGATCAATATCTCCATAAGTCCTACTGGTTATGTGACGGTTCGAGATTTCGGCAGGGGGATACCACTCGGGAAAGTGGTGGACTGTGTGTCAACCATCAACACAGGAGCCAAATATAACACTGATGTTTTCCAGTTTTCTGTTGGCCTGAATGGCGTAGGAACCAAGGCAGTCAATGCATTATCTGACGTCTTTATAGTAACGTCCTACCGAGAAGGAAAATTTGTTTCCGCTACATTCAATGATGGCAAACTTATCAGCAAGAATGAAGGTGATACCGAGGAAAAGAATGGCACTTTTATTGAATTCTTGCCGTCAGCCAAGATGTTTCCCGGATTTACCTTTGATCCTGCATTTGTTGAAAAACGCTTGTGGCGTTACGCCTACCTCAACGCCGGCCTGAAAATTTATTACGACAAGAAAGTTTTCTACTCGGCCAACGGCCTTCTGGACCTTCTTGACAAGGAATTAGGAGGGGCACAGCTTTACCGGCCTATTTACTACAGGGACGCCACTCTCGAATTTTCCTTTTCGCACACCGATACCTTCAGTGATTGCTACTACACCTTTGTTAACGGCACCTATACCAGCGAAGGAGGGACGCATCTATCGGCATTTAGGGAAGGTATTCTTAAAGGCATAAACGAATTCTCCGGAAAAAAATTTATTAATACCGATGTCCGCGACGGAATAGTCGGAACCTTGGCGATTAAGATCAAGGACCCGGTTTTCGAATCGCAAACCAAAAACAAGCTCGGCAATACTGAAATTCGTTCATGGATTGCTGGGAAGGTGAGAGAAGCTGTTTCCAGTGCTCTCTATAAGGATACTGAGGCCGCTCAGAAGCTGATTGAAAAAATTCATCGAAACGAAGATGTACGGAAGGAATTGCAAAGTGTCCGCTCTGAGGCACGTGCCAATGCCAAAAAGGTCGCTTTAAAAATAGACCAACTCAAAGATTGTAAATACCACCCCTCAAAAGAAAAACCCTCTCAGGAAGGCCGTGAGAGCATGATTTTTCTCACTGAGGGTCAATCAGCCGCTGGCTCTATAGTGTCATCGAGAGATCCTATGACTCAGGCGGTGTTTTCCTTAAAGGGAAAACCGCTCAACGTCTACGGGCAAAAAATGGCTATGCTCTATAAAAATGAGGAAATGTACGCCCTGATGCGTGCTCTCAATATCGAGGAATCAATTTCTGATCTCCGTTATGACAAGGTCATTCTGGCAACTGATGCCGATGTCGATGGACTGCATATCAGAAATCTGCTTCTCACCTTTTTCCTCCATTATTTCGAGCCATTAGTTAAGCTTGGATACGTATATATTTTAGAAACACCGATTTTTCGCGTTCGTAACAAACAAGAAACCATCTATTGCTATTCCGAACAGGAGAAACAGGCTGCCACGGCAAAACTTCAAGGTCCAGGCAGCAAGGGTGCTGGAGTAGAAACCACCCGTTTCAAGGGGCTTGGGGAGATTTCCCCGAAAGAATTTAAACAGTTTATCGGGCCGGATATTCGTCTCAAAAGTGTGACACTTGACTCACTCAGTGAGGTAACTAAGGTGCTCACTTTCTATATGGGAAAAAATACCCCAATGCGACGAAAATATATTATGGATCACCTCATTCTCACAAACTAA
- the miaB gene encoding tRNA (N6-isopentenyl adenosine(37)-C2)-methylthiotransferase MiaB gives MEQKVFYIKTFGCQMNERDSEIMAQTLSGHGYIESMNYEEADLIILNTCSIRAKAEQKVLSLLGYLRKAKTRKPSMKICVAGCVAQQEGLRLIERMPHVDLVIGTQHIYDIAKHLDRIDLEGHLVVTDLQENYKIPQFLPDLSRSGGGVAPLAGVSPSPKSFSNFVTIMQGCNNYCTYCVVPYTRGREISRFVDEIVSEVKKLVDDGVKEITLLGQNVNSYGKTNVVTPTGIHYTFPDLLREVSEISGVARLRFTTSNPKDLTDQLMKSFRDIKNLCPQFHLPVQSGSDRILKKMNRKYTIKEYLEKVDKLHEYCPEIALTTDIIVGFPGESNQDFQKTMDLLENVRFHGSFSFKYSDRSGTRASEFADKIDEKVKAERLSIFQKRQDEISLERNQEYVGTVTQIMVEYCGKDGARGRTGTNHIVHLNDYTDDNLLPGDIISVKICHAGQHSLQGQIVEEIDISGC, from the coding sequence ATGGAACAAAAAGTATTTTACATCAAAACTTTCGGCTGCCAGATGAACGAAAGAGATTCTGAGATTATGGCCCAGACCTTGTCGGGACATGGCTATATCGAGAGTATGAATTATGAAGAAGCTGATTTAATAATTCTCAATACATGCTCAATTCGAGCCAAGGCCGAACAAAAAGTGCTGAGTTTACTAGGATATCTCAGAAAAGCAAAAACCAGAAAACCGTCCATGAAAATTTGTGTTGCGGGATGCGTTGCTCAGCAGGAAGGCTTGCGTCTCATTGAACGCATGCCGCATGTTGATCTGGTTATAGGTACGCAACATATTTACGATATAGCAAAGCATCTTGATCGCATAGATTTAGAAGGACATCTTGTGGTTACAGATCTTCAGGAGAATTATAAAATTCCCCAGTTCCTTCCCGATTTATCACGATCTGGAGGTGGTGTGGCTCCACTTGCCGGTGTCTCCCCTTCCCCGAAATCCTTTAGTAATTTTGTAACGATAATGCAGGGGTGCAATAATTACTGTACCTATTGTGTTGTCCCTTACACGAGAGGGCGAGAAATATCACGATTCGTCGATGAGATAGTGAGTGAGGTTAAGAAACTGGTTGATGATGGCGTCAAGGAAATCACCCTTCTTGGTCAAAACGTTAACTCCTATGGAAAAACCAACGTTGTTACTCCCACCGGAATTCATTATACTTTTCCTGATTTACTCAGGGAGGTTTCGGAGATTTCAGGTGTGGCTAGATTACGATTTACCACATCAAATCCAAAAGATCTTACCGATCAACTGATGAAAAGTTTTCGTGATATTAAAAATCTTTGTCCACAGTTTCACTTGCCCGTTCAGTCGGGTTCCGATCGAATATTGAAGAAAATGAACAGAAAATATACCATCAAGGAATACTTAGAAAAAGTTGACAAGTTACATGAGTATTGCCCAGAAATAGCCTTAACTACAGATATTATTGTCGGGTTTCCAGGTGAAAGTAACCAGGATTTTCAGAAAACCATGGACCTTCTTGAAAATGTCCGTTTTCACGGATCATTTTCCTTTAAATATTCCGACAGGTCCGGCACCAGAGCCAGCGAATTTGCAGACAAAATTGACGAGAAAGTAAAGGCCGAGAGGCTTAGCATCTTTCAAAAAAGACAAGACGAGATAAGTCTCGAAAGAAACCAAGAATATGTCGGAACTGTAACGCAGATTATGGTTGAGTATTGCGGCAAAGATGGAGCAAGGGGACGCACCGGAACAAATCACATTGTACATTTAAATGATTACACTGACGACAATCTTCTGCCAGGCGACATCATTTCGGTTAAAATATGCCACGCCGGGCAGCATTCTTTGCAAGGCCAAATTGTCGAAGAAATTGATATAAGTGGTTGTTAA
- a CDS encoding LD-carboxypeptidase: protein MKPSLVPLPLKRGDTLGIIAPAGRLTDVDRFHRGVAVLREMGFDVRYPRDLWPGLDHLADTDGNRCAEFNELLQDSEVKALIALRGGYGCLRMMDEINLAATTTFKKLVIGFSDITLLLNYLYQKTGLIGLHGPVVTSLGDVDSISLERLFLCLTGRWSEPVRAREIELVRDGPVATGPLVGGNLASLVSVIGTPFDFSWDNKIVFLEDINEPAYKIDRMLTQLYLAGKFARVAGIILGGFSGLFSSDKVQQDRYMEGIWKRVLELCGDRNITVWGNFPCGHAARNLTLPLGALAQMQSSKSRLVFPEPRSGNVI, encoded by the coding sequence ATGAAACCCTCCCTCGTGCCACTCCCTCTGAAACGAGGTGATACTCTAGGAATAATTGCTCCGGCAGGCCGGTTAACCGACGTTGATCGTTTTCATCGTGGTGTTGCTGTACTCCGCGAAATGGGTTTTGATGTCAGGTATCCAAGAGATCTCTGGCCAGGACTTGACCATCTAGCCGATACCGATGGAAATCGGTGCGCGGAATTTAATGAACTTCTACAAGATTCTGAGGTCAAGGCTCTGATTGCCTTGCGAGGTGGTTACGGGTGCCTGCGCATGATGGATGAGATTAATCTCGCCGCCACCACCACCTTTAAGAAGCTGGTGATTGGTTTTTCAGACATTACCTTGCTCCTTAACTATCTGTATCAAAAGACCGGTCTCATTGGTCTGCATGGGCCTGTCGTAACCTCTCTCGGGGATGTGGATTCAATAAGTTTGGAACGTTTATTTCTTTGTCTTACCGGCAGGTGGAGTGAACCGGTTCGTGCTAGAGAAATTGAGCTTGTCAGAGATGGGCCTGTCGCGACCGGACCCTTGGTTGGAGGAAATCTGGCCAGCCTGGTTAGCGTTATTGGCACACCCTTCGATTTTTCCTGGGATAATAAGATTGTTTTTCTTGAGGACATCAACGAACCAGCCTACAAAATCGACCGAATGTTGACACAACTGTATCTTGCCGGTAAGTTCGCTCGTGTCGCAGGAATTATTCTGGGTGGTTTCTCGGGTCTTTTCTCCTCCGACAAAGTCCAGCAAGACCGCTATATGGAGGGTATCTGGAAAAGAGTTCTCGAACTTTGCGGTGATCGAAATATTACCGTTTGGGGTAACTTCCCCTGCGGCCACGCTGCACGCAACCTCACCTTACCTTTGGGGGCCCTTGCCCAAATGCAGAGCTCAAAGTCGCGGTTGGTCTTTCCTGAACCTCGCTCCGGCAATGTGATATGA
- a CDS encoding DEAD/DEAH box helicase: protein MQNDVSEYLDSLKNSPKFGHQVVCHKVYPAKNGQYCQDDLQLSPALQDCLTDLKITKLYTHQSQAIQRILQGHHVVVATPTASGKSLVYNLPVLNDLFRNDPGHSLYLFPLKALAQDQYSVLTRTFSKLPSGIQKQHKNFAAIFDGDTSSYQRRKIRDHHPRVLFTNPDMLHLSILPYHQSWQSFFTALRYVVIDEVHTYRGILGSHMAWVVRRLQRLAAYYGGNPTFILLSATIGNPEELGKLLLDRPVEVVTESGAPRAERNMLFLNPWDSPAYTASQLLEAAIKRGLRTIVYTQSRKMTELINLWTTPRLGNLSGKLSAYRAGFLPEERREIEKMLFSGALLGVISTSALELGIDIGNLDLCILLGYPGSIMATLQRGGRVGRGSRKSATILIAQEDALDQHFMRQPDDFFSRSPEAAVLNPTNVSVMEQHLHCCSAELPISATEALLQNQVINNSIVRLTESGALLQTAQGDRWISSRKYPHRQVNLRGGGTQMAIIDGENGEIIGEIDGGRGMKECHPGALYLHRSTTWVVEKLDLLGKEVVARRESTNYFTRPTTEKRTEILEVLRQKNSFGVQIFFGRVRVAEKVTGYQKRNNHTQKLISSFSLDLPEQVIETEGLWVDIPQHIVEKLEREKYHFMGAIHALEHALIALFPLLVLCDRNDIGGISCPLHAQTEMASVFIYDGYPGGVGLTKEAFDKIDLLLTQAFQSIKSCSCENGCPSCVHSPKCGSGNRPIDKQACLILLEAILKEQQRDKLTVGQDQLSLENITGMEINSQGIVRPDRPKKLAALPKKFGVFDLETIRSAEEVGGWHQAQRMGISVAVVYDSEIGDCVTYLEHEMSDLVKHLQTFELVVGFNNKRFDNIVLSAYTDIDLQSLPTLDLLEEAHKYLGYRLSLNSLAEHTLGQAKSADGLQALKWYKEGRIDLIQQYCRKDVEITRDLLLYALEQGFLLFTNKAKQKVRLPLNLEKTIESILHQGQRRVLKIQPVVPPL from the coding sequence ATGCAAAATGATGTCTCCGAATACCTGGATTCTCTAAAAAATTCTCCCAAATTCGGCCATCAGGTTGTTTGCCACAAGGTGTATCCTGCAAAAAACGGTCAATATTGCCAAGATGATCTACAGCTTTCCCCGGCTCTGCAAGATTGCTTAACCGACTTGAAGATAACAAAGCTTTACACACATCAAAGTCAAGCCATTCAACGCATTTTACAAGGACATCATGTCGTTGTGGCAACACCAACCGCCTCAGGCAAGAGCCTTGTTTACAATCTGCCGGTGTTAAACGATCTTTTTAGAAACGATCCTGGCCACTCGCTCTACCTCTTCCCACTCAAGGCCTTGGCCCAAGATCAATACTCGGTGTTAACAAGAACATTTTCAAAACTTCCTTCGGGCATTCAGAAACAACATAAGAATTTTGCAGCAATATTTGACGGTGACACCTCAAGTTATCAAAGAAGGAAAATCCGCGACCACCACCCAAGGGTACTTTTCACCAATCCCGATATGCTTCACCTGTCGATTCTGCCATATCATCAAAGTTGGCAGTCATTTTTTACAGCATTACGCTACGTTGTTATTGATGAAGTGCATACCTACCGTGGTATTCTTGGCAGCCACATGGCCTGGGTTGTCAGAAGGCTTCAGCGTCTTGCCGCCTACTATGGTGGAAACCCGACTTTTATTTTGCTTTCCGCAACCATTGGTAATCCCGAGGAACTAGGAAAACTGCTATTAGACAGACCGGTCGAGGTCGTTACCGAATCAGGAGCACCCAGGGCGGAAAGAAATATGCTTTTTCTTAATCCCTGGGACAGTCCCGCTTACACGGCGAGTCAATTACTAGAGGCAGCAATAAAAAGAGGTCTTCGCACTATCGTCTATACCCAATCGAGGAAAATGACCGAGCTTATCAACCTGTGGACGACCCCGCGCCTCGGCAATCTCTCAGGAAAATTGAGTGCTTACAGGGCTGGCTTTCTTCCAGAAGAAAGGCGAGAGATTGAAAAAATGCTCTTTTCCGGAGCTCTCCTCGGCGTCATTTCGACCTCCGCTCTGGAACTCGGCATCGACATAGGAAACTTGGATCTTTGCATCTTATTAGGCTATCCCGGCTCAATCATGGCAACCTTGCAAAGGGGAGGGCGGGTCGGCAGAGGTTCAAGGAAATCGGCGACAATTCTCATCGCTCAGGAAGATGCCCTGGATCAGCATTTCATGCGCCAACCTGACGATTTCTTTTCCAGGTCGCCAGAAGCCGCAGTTCTCAATCCTACTAACGTTTCAGTCATGGAACAACATCTCCATTGTTGCAGTGCTGAACTCCCGATCTCAGCCACTGAAGCACTTCTGCAAAATCAAGTCATTAATAATAGCATCGTACGACTCACTGAATCGGGTGCATTGCTCCAAACGGCGCAAGGGGATAGGTGGATTTCCTCTCGAAAATATCCCCATCGCCAAGTGAACTTACGCGGTGGCGGGACGCAGATGGCAATCATTGATGGAGAGAATGGTGAAATAATAGGGGAAATTGATGGTGGACGAGGAATGAAGGAATGTCACCCCGGCGCACTCTATCTGCACCGGTCTACTACCTGGGTTGTTGAAAAACTCGACCTTCTGGGAAAAGAAGTTGTCGCGAGGCGGGAATCTACCAACTATTTTACCCGCCCAACTACTGAGAAACGAACTGAGATACTTGAGGTATTGAGACAAAAGAATAGTTTTGGGGTCCAGATATTTTTTGGACGAGTTCGAGTTGCCGAAAAAGTCACCGGATATCAGAAGCGCAATAATCATACCCAGAAGCTGATTTCCTCCTTCTCCCTGGATTTACCCGAGCAGGTAATTGAAACAGAAGGATTATGGGTTGATATTCCACAACATATTGTTGAAAAGCTTGAGCGTGAAAAATACCATTTCATGGGTGCAATCCATGCTCTGGAACATGCGCTCATTGCCCTTTTCCCCTTGTTGGTTCTCTGTGACAGGAATGATATCGGCGGTATTTCCTGCCCTCTACATGCCCAGACGGAAATGGCTTCGGTCTTTATCTACGACGGCTACCCCGGGGGAGTCGGCTTGACGAAGGAGGCCTTTGATAAAATCGATTTGCTTCTCACACAGGCCTTTCAATCGATCAAGTCCTGCAGTTGTGAAAACGGCTGTCCATCCTGTGTCCACTCCCCGAAATGTGGTTCGGGAAACAGACCAATCGATAAACAAGCATGCCTGATTCTTCTTGAAGCTATTCTCAAAGAGCAGCAACGGGATAAACTAACAGTCGGGCAAGATCAGTTATCTCTTGAAAATATTACAGGCATGGAAATCAATAGCCAGGGAATCGTGCGGCCCGATAGACCAAAAAAGCTTGCAGCCTTGCCAAAGAAATTCGGGGTTTTTGATCTTGAGACAATCCGCTCAGCAGAGGAGGTTGGCGGGTGGCATCAGGCGCAACGAATGGGGATATCCGTCGCAGTGGTTTACGACTCGGAAATAGGCGACTGTGTCACGTACCTCGAGCATGAGATGAGTGATTTGGTAAAACATCTTCAAACATTTGAACTGGTGGTCGGTTTTAATAATAAACGCTTCGACAATATTGTGTTGTCAGCGTATACCGACATCGATCTCCAAAGCCTTCCGACTCTTGATCTTTTAGAAGAAGCCCATAAATATTTGGGTTATAGACTAAGCCTCAATAGTCTTGCGGAGCACACTCTTGGCCAGGCAAAATCCGCCGATGGACTACAGGCACTAAAATGGTATAAAGAAGGAAGGATTGATCTTATACAGCAATACTGCCGAAAAGACGTCGAAATCACCCGGGATCTTCTGCTTTATGCCCTGGAGCAGGGCTTCCTTTTGTTTACCAACAAGGCCAAACAAAAGGTGCGTCTTCCCCTTAACTTAGAAAAAACAATAGAGTCAATCCTCCATCAAGGCCAGAGGAGGGTGTTGAAAATCCAACCGGTAGTGCCGCCGCTATGA
- a CDS encoding divalent-cation tolerance protein CutA has protein sequence MKKPLLIMTTCERKEDAERIATILVNSRLAACAQISAPITSIYRWQGRVVTATEFLLSLKTLARHYPAVERLILKEHPYQTPEIIAQEINFVSKTYKDWITKEVT, from the coding sequence ATGAAAAAACCTCTGCTAATTATGACAACCTGCGAACGAAAGGAAGATGCCGAACGGATAGCAACTATCCTGGTCAATTCCCGGCTGGCCGCTTGTGCACAGATTTCTGCGCCTATTACCAGCATTTACCGATGGCAGGGAAGGGTGGTTACGGCGACTGAATTTCTACTGAGCCTTAAGACTCTCGCCAGACATTATCCCGCAGTGGAACGCCTCATCCTCAAAGAGCATCCTTATCAGACCCCTGAAATAATAGCCCAAGAAATAAATTTTGTCAGTAAGACCTATAAAGATTGGATTACCAAGGAAGTAACATGA
- a CDS encoding type III pantothenate kinase: MFLVIDIGNSHTVTGMYDGDKLIAHWRLKSDSKSTADELAIRYHTLFEMAGMREEKIHGIIIASVVPTLETAWVACCRKHFAAHLEHDIIVIAVERLRNLITVQLDNPQEVGADRLVNAIAAWDLRPCKQIVIDFGTAITFDCVTEKCEYLGGVILPGIAISLEALSSRTAKLPHIDVSAAPAHLIGKSTVQAMKSGILYGYGAMVDGLVSGIKKEMVPTPEDDFRVVATGGMAALIAPFATSIDIIDPMLTLKGLAIIYRKIVGK; the protein is encoded by the coding sequence ATGTTTTTGGTTATAGATATTGGCAACTCACACACAGTTACAGGCATGTATGACGGTGATAAATTAATTGCCCACTGGCGATTAAAGTCGGATTCAAAAAGTACCGCTGATGAACTGGCTATTCGTTATCATACACTTTTTGAAATGGCCGGAATGAGAGAAGAAAAGATCCACGGCATAATTATCGCAAGCGTGGTCCCTACCCTGGAAACGGCATGGGTTGCCTGTTGCCGGAAGCATTTTGCCGCGCATCTCGAACATGATATTATTGTCATTGCTGTCGAACGGTTGAGAAACCTGATCACCGTACAACTCGACAATCCTCAGGAGGTTGGCGCAGACAGGTTGGTTAACGCTATTGCTGCGTGGGATCTTAGACCCTGCAAACAGATCGTCATTGATTTTGGAACAGCTATTACCTTCGATTGTGTTACTGAGAAATGTGAGTATCTAGGCGGAGTTATTCTTCCGGGGATTGCTATATCCCTGGAAGCATTGTCAAGCAGAACCGCCAAGCTTCCCCATATCGATGTATCAGCGGCACCTGCCCACCTTATCGGAAAATCAACCGTTCAAGCGATGAAAAGCGGTATTCTTTATGGTTACGGGGCGATGGTCGATGGCCTCGTAAGCGGCATTAAAAAGGAAATGGTTCCCACCCCTGAAGATGATTTTCGTGTGGTTGCCACAGGCGGCATGGCTGCCCTCATCGCCCCTTTTGCAACCTCCATCGATATTATCGATCCAATGCTTACCCTTAAAGGATTAGCTATTATTTACCGGAAAATAGTAGGCAAATGA
- a CDS encoding DNA topoisomerase IV subunit A encodes MESHPGKLHQLFDKNFLEYTSYVIRERAIPSVEDGLKPVQRRILQTLHNMEDGRFHKVANVVGETMKLHPHGDQSIFAALVNLSNKGYLIEQQGNFGNIYTGDRASAARYIECRLSPLGKEILFNKDLTVFTESYDGRMLEPVTLPAKIPLLLLMGAEGIAVGMATKILPHNFCEILEAQKEILRGNEVTLYPDFPQGGLVDVSNYEDGNGKIRCRARIEELNEKTIIIKEIPYSTTTQSLTDSIEKAAKAGKIKIVSINDYTAENVEIEIKLARGIYAKDTIEALYAFTDCEVSIVPNLTLINGMTPETSTVNEVLRLNTARLKDDLQKELEIEKGRLEEKLHGKILEQIFIEERLYKNIEEETSYPSVVTTVLKSFVPYQEQLLRVITKEDVERLLEIKIKRISRYDINKQLKEIKEIRKRIKEIIKSLQDMIKFTISFIDQLLERYGHLYPRLTEITSFSEVSIRTVAISNLVVIYNRKSGFLGHQIKEEDPKEDISVICSEYDKLFLLFTDGLYKIIPVTEKLYVGQELEWFGVVEKDIVFNVIYRDGAENLAYVKRFTTPSFILEKEYRLFPEHKRSKILHLEFGEEKTVKIYLVPSSRAKTNSIEIAFGDYLIKNPAAKGKRLSSRVVRKIIPTMTNGVEPERHNLPLPGLEPPVKEINRESEDPIQEDD; translated from the coding sequence ATGGAATCACATCCTGGTAAGCTGCATCAACTATTCGACAAGAACTTTCTCGAATACACTTCCTATGTTATTCGCGAACGGGCAATTCCCTCTGTTGAAGACGGATTAAAACCGGTACAGCGCCGCATCCTACAGACCCTTCACAACATGGAGGACGGCCGCTTTCACAAGGTGGCCAATGTTGTCGGGGAGACTATGAAGCTCCACCCCCATGGCGATCAATCGATTTTTGCGGCTCTGGTCAATCTTTCCAACAAGGGGTATTTGATAGAACAACAGGGCAATTTCGGCAACATTTACACCGGGGACCGTGCTTCAGCTGCCAGGTATATCGAATGTCGCCTTTCCCCACTTGGTAAAGAGATCCTTTTCAATAAGGATCTCACAGTCTTTACTGAATCATATGATGGCCGGATGTTGGAGCCGGTGACATTGCCGGCTAAAATCCCATTGCTTTTGCTCATGGGGGCTGAAGGCATTGCCGTTGGTATGGCAACCAAGATTCTTCCCCACAATTTTTGTGAGATACTTGAGGCGCAAAAGGAGATCCTTCGCGGCAACGAGGTCACCCTTTATCCGGATTTCCCCCAAGGTGGCTTAGTTGACGTCAGTAACTATGAAGATGGCAATGGCAAAATCAGGTGTCGAGCACGCATCGAAGAATTAAACGAGAAAACTATAATTATTAAAGAAATTCCCTACTCAACTACCACGCAATCCCTTACCGATTCAATTGAAAAAGCGGCAAAAGCCGGGAAGATCAAGATTGTTTCTATTAACGATTATACAGCGGAAAATGTTGAGATTGAGATCAAATTAGCTCGGGGAATCTACGCAAAAGACACCATCGAAGCCCTTTACGCGTTTACCGATTGCGAAGTATCTATTGTTCCAAACCTCACCCTTATCAATGGCATGACCCCGGAGACATCCACTGTCAACGAGGTATTACGACTTAATACCGCCCGTTTAAAGGATGATCTTCAGAAAGAACTTGAGATAGAGAAGGGGAGACTTGAAGAAAAACTCCACGGAAAAATTCTTGAACAAATATTTATTGAGGAACGTCTATATAAAAACATTGAAGAGGAGACAAGCTATCCTTCGGTGGTAACAACAGTGCTGAAATCTTTTGTTCCTTATCAGGAGCAATTACTTCGTGTTATCACTAAAGAAGATGTAGAACGACTACTTGAAATCAAGATCAAAAGAATATCTCGATATGACATTAACAAACAGCTGAAAGAAATCAAAGAGATACGAAAGAGAATTAAGGAGATTATCAAGTCCTTGCAGGACATGATCAAATTCACCATTTCTTTTATCGATCAACTCCTGGAGAGATATGGGCACCTTTACCCTCGGCTGACAGAGATCACCAGCTTCTCGGAGGTGAGTATCAGGACAGTGGCCATTTCCAATCTAGTTGTAATCTATAACCGAAAATCCGGATTCCTTGGCCATCAGATCAAGGAAGAGGATCCAAAAGAGGATATCTCGGTCATCTGCTCCGAATATGATAAGTTATTTCTGCTCTTTACCGATGGACTGTACAAAATCATTCCGGTTACGGAAAAGCTCTATGTCGGTCAAGAACTCGAATGGTTTGGAGTGGTTGAAAAAGATATAGTTTTCAACGTGATCTACCGGGATGGAGCGGAGAATCTTGCCTATGTTAAGAGATTCACAACTCCAAGTTTTATATTGGAAAAGGAATATCGATTATTCCCGGAACATAAAAGGTCAAAAATTCTTCATTTGGAGTTTGGTGAAGAAAAAACGGTAAAAATTTATCTGGTTCCATCATCCAGGGCAAAGACAAACAGCATCGAGATAGCGTTTGGCGATTATTTAATTAAAAATCCAGCTGCAAAAGGGAAAAGGCTTTCAAGTAGAGTAGTAAGAAAAATAATACCAACCATGACCAACGGGGTTGAACCCGAAAGGCACAACCTTCCGCTTCCAGGTCTTGAACCACCAGTAAAAGAAATTAACAGGGAGAGCGAAGACCCCATCCAAGAGGATGATTAA
- a CDS encoding SH3 domain-containing protein: MKKHLVKSLVLGLFSAFLLSTAYAADYLTVTADNASIKTGPDKKNPTSMELFQGYPLKVLSKEGEWYKVTDFEGDTGYIHQGIVKKCDTVIVISEKSVNLRAEPSQTAPVVADVERGVVMTKLTTKDKWTQVRHSGGTTGWIFNTLLWP; the protein is encoded by the coding sequence ATGAAAAAACATCTCGTAAAGTCTCTTGTTTTAGGATTGTTTTCAGCCTTCTTGCTCTCCACGGCGTATGCTGCCGATTACTTAACGGTAACCGCTGATAATGCCAGTATAAAAACCGGTCCGGACAAAAAGAATCCGACGTCGATGGAGCTTTTCCAGGGGTATCCGCTGAAGGTGCTGAGCAAAGAAGGCGAATGGTATAAAGTTACCGATTTTGAAGGTGATACCGGCTATATTCATCAAGGGATTGTCAAAAAATGCGACACTGTAATCGTTATTTCTGAAAAAAGTGTCAATCTGCGTGCCGAACCCTCACAGACGGCTCCAGTTGTGGCCGACGTTGAACGAGGTGTTGTTATGACCAAATTAACAACAAAGGACAAATGGACACAGGTCCGTCATAGCGGCGGCACTACCGGTTGGATTTTCAACACCCTCCTCTGGCCTTGA